DNA from Oryzisolibacter sp. LB2S:
CTGGGCGTGAACCGCTACCTCACGGCCAATGGCCTGAACCTCGGGGCGCTGCTCGGCTTCGCCTTCGTCATGGGCTTTGGCGGCGCCATCATCTCGCTCTTGATGAGCAAGCCCATCGCCAAGATGAGCATGGGCGTGAAGATCATCAATCAGCCGCAGAGCCAGGACGAGGCCTGGATCGTCGAGACCGTGCGCGGCTTTGCCGACAAGGCCGGCATCCAGATGCCCGAGGTCGGCATCTACGAGGGTGAGCCCAACGCCTTCGCCACGGGCGCGTTCAAGAACTCGGCCCTGGTGGCCGTGTCCACGGGCCTGCTGCAGGGCATGACGCGCGAGGAGGTCGAGGCCGTCATCGGCCACGAGGTGGCCCACGTGGCCAATGGCGACATGGTCACCATGGCGCTGATCCAGGGCGTGATGAACACCTTCGTGGTCTTTCTGTCGCGCGTCATCGGCTACGCGGTGGACAGCTTTCTGCGCCGTAACGACGAGGAAAGCTCCGGCCCCGGCATCGGCTACATGGTGACGACCATCGTGCTCGACATCGTGCTCGGTTTTCTCGCGGCCATCATCGTGGCCTGGTTCTCGCGCCAGCGCGAGTTCCGCGCCGACGCCGGCGCCGCCCAGCTCATGGGCCGTCGCCAGCCCATGATCAACGCGCTGCACCGCCTGGGCGGCATGCACCCCGGTGCGCTGCCGCAGAGCATGCAGGCCATGGGCATTGCGGGCGGCATCGGCAAGCTGTTCTCCTCGCACCCTCCCATCGAGGAGCGCGTGGCCGCGCTGCAGAACCTGCACTGAGTTCACTGAGCGCCATCTTTACCTTGGCTTCACAAGCCCCTGTCAACAACCGGCAGGGGCTTTTTCGTTGTAGGGGCATGACTGTCAGGAGAGCATCGTGACCCTTGCTTCAAGCCTTTCCACGGGCCTGCGCCGCGCGCTGCCGGCCCTGGCGCTCGCGGCCGCGGGCCTGCTGAGCGGCTGCGTCGTCGCCCCGGCCTATCCGGTGGATGGCGTGGTCTATGCGCCGAGCGCGCCGCCGCCGCTGCAGACCGAGGTGATTCCCGTCGCTCCCTCGCCCGTGCATGTCTGGATCAACGGCTACTGGGGCTGGGGCGGCGGGCGCTATGTCTGGCGGCCGGGCCACTGGGCCGTGCCGCCGCGCCCGGGCTATGTCTGGCACCCGCGCCGCTGGGACCATGGCCCGCGCGGCTGGCATTCGCATGGTGGGCGCTGGGGGCCGCGCTGAAATGGGGTGACACCCTCCTGAGCCGCGGCGCGGCCCTTGCGCGGCGTCTGCTGGTCTGGGTTGTGCCGGTTTCATGAGGCAGCCTGGCGTTCAGGCGGTAGCGCGGCCAGGATCCGGCGCCGTGGGCGCAGCCCCATGCCCGGCCTTGGCCAGCAGAAAGTCGATGCATGTGCGCACGGCGCGGGTCTGGTGGCGGTCGGGCAGGTACATCAGGTAGAGGTGGTTGCCGAAGATGCTCAGCCGGTATTCCTGCAGCGTGAGCAGCACCTCGCCGCGCGCCACCTCGGCCTGCACCACGTAGTCGGGCACCAGGCCCACGCCCAGCCCGGCCAGGATGCCCTGGTGCAGAAACGGGAAATGCTCGGAGATCAGCGTGGGCTCGAGCATCACCTCCTGGCGCTCCTCGCCCTGGTAGGCCGACAGGCGCAGCTGGCGCCCGATCACGCCGGCCGTGATCACCGGGCTGTTGCGCAGCTCGTAGAGCGTGGTCGGCAGGCCATGCGCGGCCACGTACTCGCGCGAGGCGCAGGCCACGTAGCGCATGGGTCCCAGGCTGCGCGCGATCACCGACAGCGGCGGCTCGGCGATCACGCGGATGGCGATGTCCACCTCGTCGCGCAGATGGTCGGTGCGGTTCTCGAACAGCACGTCGAGCACGATGCCGGGGTAGAGCCGCTTGAACTCGATGAGCCATTCGCTCATCACCATCTGGCCGTAGCCGCTGGGCACGCTGATGCCCACGCGCCCCATCAGGCCCTGGCCCAGGCTGGTCACGGTCTCGCGCGCGGCCAGTATCTCGTTCTGGATGGCGCGGCCATGCTCATACAGGCGCAGGCCGACCTCGGTGGGCTCGACCAGGCGCGTGCTGCGCCGGATCAGCTGCACGCCCACGGACTTCTCCAGTTGCGTCAGGTGGTAACTGACGTTGGCACGTGTCATCTTGAGCTTGCGCGCGGCCTGGCTCAGGTTGCCACTGTCGATGATTTCCACTAAAAGCGTGAGGGACTGCAGGTCCATGCGGTGAATTGTCAAAAATCATTTGACGCGTTGTCAATGATTGATGTGATTGTTAAAGCCGCCTTTCTATGAAGAATAGGCGTTTTCAGGCATCCACAGGAGACAAGACGATGAGCGAGCAAGCCAGCGCTTCCCCGGTCCAGACCCGCCTCGATGGCGAGGTGCTGGTGGTCCGCATCGACAACCCCCCCGTCAACGCGCTGGGTCAGGCCGTGCGCGCCGGCCTGCTGGCCGCCGTCGAGGAGCTCGAGCGGACCGCCCAGGCGCGCGCCATGCTCATCGTGGGCGCGGGCAAGGCCTTCATCGCCGGTGCCGACATCCGCGAGTTCGGCAAGCCGCCGCAGCCGCCCTCGCTGCCCGAGACCATCAACCGCATGGAGGCCTGCGACAAGCTGGTCGTCTGCGCCATCCACGGCCCGGCGCTGGGCGGCGGGCTGGAGGTGGCCATGGCCACGCATTACCGCCTGGCCCTTCCCGCTGCCAAGCTGGGCCTGCCCGAGGTCGCCCTGGGCCTGCTGCCCGGCGCCGGTGGCACGCAGCGCAGCCCGCGCCTGATGGGCGCGCTGCCCGCGGCCGAGCTCATGCTGTCGGGCAAACACCTCTCGGCCAAGGCCGCGCTGGCCGCAGGCCTGGTGGACCGGCTGGTGGAGGGCGACGACCCGCTGGCCGCGGGCCTGGCCTATGTGCGCGAGCTGCTCGCGGCCGGCACCGCGCCGCGGCGCACCAGCGCGCTGGCCGTGCCCGGCGACAAGGCCCAGACGCTTGCCGCGCTCGACCAGCTGGCGCAGGACACGGCCAAGAAGACGCGCGGCCTGTTCTCGCCCGCCCGAATCATCGACTGCGTGCGCGTGGCCGTGCAGACGCCGTTTGCCGAAGGCGCGAAGCGCGAGCGCGAGCTCTTCGTCGAATGCCTGAACAGCCCACAGCGCGCCGGCCTGGTCCATGCGTTCTTCGCCGAGCGCGAGACCGCCAAGATCCCCGAGGCCAAGGCGGCTGCGCCTCGCCCGTTTGCGAAGCTGGCCATCATCGGCGGCGGCACCATGGGCGCGGGCATCACGGTGTCGGCGCTCGACGCCGGCCTGTCGGTGGTGATGATCGAGCGCGACGCGGAGTCGATTGCGCGCGGCCAGAAGAACGTCGAAAAGGTCTATGACGGCCTGATCGCCAAGGGTCGCATGACCGCCGAGGCCAAGGCCGCCACCATGGCGCGCTACCAGCCCTCGACGCGCTATGAGGACATTGCCGACGTGGACCTGGTGATCGAGGCCGTGTTCGAGGACATCGCGGTCAAGCAGGCCGTGTTCCGGGAGCTCGACCGCGTGTGCAAGAGCGGCTGCGTGCTCGCGACCAACACCTCCTACCTCGACATCGACGCCATTGCCGCCGTGACGAAGCGCCCGCAGGACGTGATCGGCCTGCATTTCTTCAGCCCGGCCAACATCATGCGGCTGCTGGAGATCGTCGTGCCGGCCAAGGTGGCGCCCGACGTGGTGGTCACGGCGTTTGAACTCGCCAAGCGCATGAAGAAGGTGCCGGTGCGCGCCGGCGTGTGCGACGGCTTCATCGGCAACCGCATCCTGGCCGTGTACCGCGACGCGGCCAACGCGGTGCTCGAAGACGGCGCCAGCCCCTACGAGATCGACGCCGCGGTGCGCGAGTTCGGCTATCCCATGGGGCCGTTCCAGGTGTCGGATCTGGCCGGCGGCGACATCGGCTGGGCCACGCGCAAGCGCAAGGCCGCCACGCGCGACCCCAGGGCGCGCTATGTGGAGATTGCCGACCGCATCGCCGAGCGCGGCTGGTTCGGCCAGAAGACCGGGCGCGGCTGGTACCTCTACCCCGAGGGCGCGCGCGTGGGCCAGCAAGACCCCGAGGTGCTGGCCATCGTGGACGCCGAGCGGCAAAAGAAAGGCATCACCCCACGCGCCTTCACGCACGAGGAGATCATGCGCCGCTACATGGCGGCCATGGTCAACGAGGGCGCCAAGGTGCTTGAGGAGGGCATTGCCCTGCGCCCGCTCGACATCGACGTGACCTTTCTGTTTGGCTACGGCTTCCCGCGCCACCGCGGCGGCCCCATGCTGTGGGCCGACATGCAGGGCCTGCCCAAGGTCCTGGCCGACATCGAGGAATTTGCCAAGGAAGACGCGCAGTTCTGGCAGCCCGCGGCCCTGCTGAAAAAGCTCGTGGCCGAGGGCAAGAACTTTGCCAGCCTGAACCAGCGCGGCTGACGTCACTCACTCCCTCTCCCGCTGGCGGGAGAGGGCAGGGGTGAGGGTAGGGTGTATGGGTGCCTTGTGTGGATTTCCCCCTCACCCCGGTTCTCTCCCTCAAGATGTATAGGGAAAATGGCTTGAAACGCCCGCCCATCAAGCGCATTAAGCTATCAATTCAATAGAGATCAGACCCCATGACGCTGGCACATGCCGGCATCGCACAGAACCTGAACCCCGGTTTTCGCCCGGGGGAAGGCTTGCAGCAGACCGGCGTGACGAACGCATCAGGATTCATCAAAGGACCATCACCATGGACTTGCAATTCACCCCCGAAGAACAGGCGTTCCGCTCCGAGGTGCGCGCGTTTTTGAAGGACCACCTGCCGCCGGCGCTCGCCGCCAAGGTCAGGGCCGGCCAGCGCCTGACGCGCGCGGACCAGGAGGGCTGGCATGCCATCCTGAACAAGAAGGGCTGGCTGGCCTACCACTGGCCCAAGGAGCATGGCGGCGCGGGCTGGACGCCGATACAGAAGTTCATCTTCGACGACGAATGCGCGCTCGCCGGCGGCCCGCGCCTGGTGCCGTTTGGCCTGTCCATGCTGGGCCCGGTGCTCATCAAGTACGGCAACGAGGCGCAGAAGAAGCACTGGCTGCCGCGCATCCTCAATGGCGATGACTGGTGGTGCCAGGGCTATTCCGAGCCCGGCGCGGGCTCGGACCTGGCCAGCCTCAAGACCAGCGCCGTGCGCCAGGGCGATCACTACATCGTCAACGGCCAGAAGACCTGGACCACCCAGGGCCAGCACGCCAACATGATGTTCTGCCTGGTGCGCACGGACAGGGCGGCCAAGGCGCAGTCGGGCATCAGCTTTGTGCTCATCGACATGAAGCAGCCGGGCGTGGAGGTGCGGCCCATACGTACGCTCGACGGCGACGCCGAGGTCAACGAGGTCTTCCTCACCGACGTGAAGGTGCCGCTCGAGAACCTGGTCGGCGAGGAGAACAAGGGCTGGACCTACGCCAAATACCTGCTGACCTACGAGCGCACGGGCATCGCGGGCGTGGGCTTCTCCATGGCCGCGCTGGAGAAGCTCAAGCTCATCGCCAGCCGCGTTCAGAAGAACGGCAAGCCCCTGGCGCAGGACCCCCAGTTCGCCACGCGCATGGCCCAGGTCGAGATCGACCTGAACAACATGGCCATGACCAATCTGCGCGTGCTCGCCGCCGTGCAGGGCGGCGGCGTGCCCGGGGCCGAGAGCTCGATGCTCAAGATCCGCGGCACCGTCATCCGCCAGGAGCTCC
Protein-coding regions in this window:
- the htpX gene encoding protease HtpX, coding for MKRIALFLLTNVAVVVVLGIVASLLGVNRYLTANGLNLGALLGFAFVMGFGGAIISLLMSKPIAKMSMGVKIINQPQSQDEAWIVETVRGFADKAGIQMPEVGIYEGEPNAFATGAFKNSALVAVSTGLLQGMTREEVEAVIGHEVAHVANGDMVTMALIQGVMNTFVVFLSRVIGYAVDSFLRRNDEESSGPGIGYMVTTIVLDIVLGFLAAIIVAWFSRQREFRADAGAAQLMGRRQPMINALHRLGGMHPGALPQSMQAMGIAGGIGKLFSSHPPIEERVAALQNLH
- a CDS encoding LysR substrate-binding domain-containing protein, encoding MDLQSLTLLVEIIDSGNLSQAARKLKMTRANVSYHLTQLEKSVGVQLIRRSTRLVEPTEVGLRLYEHGRAIQNEILAARETVTSLGQGLMGRVGISVPSGYGQMVMSEWLIEFKRLYPGIVLDVLFENRTDHLRDEVDIAIRVIAEPPLSVIARSLGPMRYVACASREYVAAHGLPTTLYELRNSPVITAGVIGRQLRLSAYQGEERQEVMLEPTLISEHFPFLHQGILAGLGVGLVPDYVVQAEVARGEVLLTLQEYRLSIFGNHLYLMYLPDRHQTRAVRTCIDFLLAKAGHGAAPTAPDPGRATA
- a CDS encoding 3-hydroxyacyl-CoA dehydrogenase NAD-binding domain-containing protein — translated: MSEQASASPVQTRLDGEVLVVRIDNPPVNALGQAVRAGLLAAVEELERTAQARAMLIVGAGKAFIAGADIREFGKPPQPPSLPETINRMEACDKLVVCAIHGPALGGGLEVAMATHYRLALPAAKLGLPEVALGLLPGAGGTQRSPRLMGALPAAELMLSGKHLSAKAALAAGLVDRLVEGDDPLAAGLAYVRELLAAGTAPRRTSALAVPGDKAQTLAALDQLAQDTAKKTRGLFSPARIIDCVRVAVQTPFAEGAKRERELFVECLNSPQRAGLVHAFFAERETAKIPEAKAAAPRPFAKLAIIGGGTMGAGITVSALDAGLSVVMIERDAESIARGQKNVEKVYDGLIAKGRMTAEAKAATMARYQPSTRYEDIADVDLVIEAVFEDIAVKQAVFRELDRVCKSGCVLATNTSYLDIDAIAAVTKRPQDVIGLHFFSPANIMRLLEIVVPAKVAPDVVVTAFELAKRMKKVPVRAGVCDGFIGNRILAVYRDAANAVLEDGASPYEIDAAVREFGYPMGPFQVSDLAGGDIGWATRKRKAATRDPRARYVEIADRIAERGWFGQKTGRGWYLYPEGARVGQQDPEVLAIVDAERQKKGITPRAFTHEEIMRRYMAAMVNEGAKVLEEGIALRPLDIDVTFLFGYGFPRHRGGPMLWADMQGLPKVLADIEEFAKEDAQFWQPAALLKKLVAEGKNFASLNQRG
- a CDS encoding acyl-CoA dehydrogenase family protein, producing MDLQFTPEEQAFRSEVRAFLKDHLPPALAAKVRAGQRLTRADQEGWHAILNKKGWLAYHWPKEHGGAGWTPIQKFIFDDECALAGGPRLVPFGLSMLGPVLIKYGNEAQKKHWLPRILNGDDWWCQGYSEPGAGSDLASLKTSAVRQGDHYIVNGQKTWTTQGQHANMMFCLVRTDRAAKAQSGISFVLIDMKQPGVEVRPIRTLDGDAEVNEVFLTDVKVPLENLVGEENKGWTYAKYLLTYERTGIAGVGFSMAALEKLKLIASRVQKNGKPLAQDPQFATRMAQVEIDLNNMAMTNLRVLAAVQGGGVPGAESSMLKIRGTVIRQELLSLIRRAMGPYALPYIEEAQFAEYAEPPVGPKEAATAAAAYFNYRKLSIFGGSNEIQRNIISKMILGL